TTATGTGATTAGAAATATTGACGAGCACCATAACTATGCAAGTTTAAGTTATGCCGAGGCAAAAGATCTAGACACTTATTTCTCAAAAGATTTTGCCACTACAAAACCGACTACGGCATCAAACAACTATTATGACTGGAACAAACAAGAGTTTTATACAACTGCCGTAGTAGCAGATCTTACATATAAAGCCGGTAAAGATGATACTATCGTCTTAAAACCTTACTATAAAACAGACAAAGGACAATACTGGTTCAGTAAAACAAAAAACTCTACACCTATGGTTATGAACTGGCAGATGGAGCATGATCTTTATGGTGCAATCGCATCGTATGATCATAGTTTCGGTGACGCCGTAAATGCAAAAGTAGGATACTGGTACCACAAACAACTTCCTCCCGGACCTCCGACAGATCAGAAAAAATATGTTGTAGACGGCAACGGGGATCTTTCATATAAAGGGTATGGTATCTTAGCTGATACTTCATACCATACACTTCAGGCACCGTTTGTTGAACTTAGCGGTGATCTCGATAAGATTCACTACAGCGTAGGGCTTCAATACCAGACATTTACCCTTGCTTCAATCGATAGCTATACCGGTACTACAAGTGCTACAAGTATGGATCATGATGTTGCACTTACACAAGCTACACTCGATTCATGGGCAAGTGTAGGTGAAAAGAAATTTAACACTTTTATCCCTGCACTTTATCTCTCATATGATCTTAGCTCTACAGATACAATCTATGTAGACTACTCTAGAACATACGGATTTGATGTGAATCTTTTCCCGACATATGCAAGTAACAGAGCAGCTTTTGTCGTACAAGGGATTACACTCCAGTCTTTATGGGATGACTTAGAACTAGAAACATCTGACAACATCGATCTTGGAGCTCGTGTACAAACAGGAGCAGTTACACTAAACCCTAGTGTGTTTGTATCTTTTGTAAACAATAAACAGGCAAATATCTATGCAAACGGAGTAAACTATCCAGCGAATGTGGGTAAAGCACTCGGATATGGTGCTGAGTTTGCAGCTAACGGTGTAATTACAGAGAGTTTAGAGTTTATCGCTTCACTTTCATACAACAGATACTACTTTACAGAGGATTTCCAAGCTTCTGCGACAGAGACGACAGATATTAAAGGGAACCAGCTTCCTGATGCACCTGAGTTTATGGCGAAAGGAGCACTCTCTTATACTCTCAAAGACTGGACATTTACACCAAGTGTGAGATACACGTCTAGCAGATACGGTGATGCGGCAAATACTGAAAAAATCGATGCCTTTACACTCGTTGATCTAGATGTTGCCTACAAAGCACCAAAAATGTTCGGCTCTAAAAATACACTTTTTAGACTAACGGCAACAAACTTAACAAACCAAAAATATATCTCGACAATCATTGCAGCCGATAATGCACTTGCAGCTGACTCAACTAGCAGTACATATCAGACAGGTGCACCTTTTGGAATGTATGCAAGTTTAAATCTAAAATACTAAGGCTTTAAATGACACACGTACATAACGGCAAGTTTATTTTTTTAGGGCTGACACTTTTACTTATAACAGCAACTCTCTTGCTGTTATGGGGGCAATATCCAATTGAGCTTAGTACTTTCCAAAGCTATATAAACTATAAGGTTTTCGGCATGGACACTACACTTGAAGCGGACACTATTACCCTTTTGGACAATATTATTTTAGAGATTCGCCTTCCCCGTATCCTTTTAGCAATCCTTATCGGTGCATCATTGGCAACCTCAGGAGCAGTATTTCAGGCGATGTTTGTCAACCCTCTTGTTTCACCGGGAATTTTAGGTGTGTTAGCGGGGGCATCTTTTGGAGCAGCACTTGGAATGTTACTCACTGAGGAGTGGTTTTTTATTCAAATACTTGCTTTTACTTTCGGGTTTATCGCTGTGGCTTTCTCAGTGCTGATAGGCTCTATGGTCAACAACTCCCGATCAAGCATTATGCTGGTTCTCGGCGGGGTTATTAGCGGCTCACTCTTTACCGCTTTTTTATCAGTTATCAAATATGTTGCAGATCCTTACTCTACCCTGCCCGCTATTGTTTACTGGCTAATGGGGAGTTTATCTATGGCTGAACTCGACGGAGTAGTGCTTGTAGCAATTCCGATGCTTATCAGTATCTTTTCTATGGTACTTATGGGGAAATATTTCGATATTTTAAGCCTTGGGGACGAGGAAGCAAAAGCACTGGGTGTGAATGTAAAGATGATAAAGATATTAGCTATAGTACTCGCGACACTTGCTAGTTCACTTAGTGTTGTTATGGCGGGAATTATCGGCTGGATAGGGCTTATCATCCCACATATTATACGTATGGCGATTGGTCCTTCACACGCTCTATTACTTCCTCTCTCAGCTATATTTGGCGGGCTGTTTTTGCTTCTGGCCGACTCTGTTTCCCGTCTGGCAATGAGTGTTGAGATCCCCATCGGGATACTTACATCACTTATCGGTATACCTATTTTTATTATTGTACTAAAGAATGCGAGGGCAGCATGGAACTAAAACCTATCATAGAAGTAAAAAATCTCCACTTTTCCTATCCGAAATACAAAGTGCTTCACGGACTTGATTTTGAACTGCATCAAGGTGAAGTTGTCTCTTTGTTAGGGAAAAACGGATGTGGAAAAAGTACACTTATACGCCTTATTTTAGGTCTGCTGAAAAAGGATCAAGGGGAGATCTTACTACACGACAAAGATATAAAATCTTATAAACAAAATGAGATAGCATCGCAAATAGCGTATATTCCTCAGTATCATAATGTCCCGTTTAACTATTCAGTACTCGATATGGTAGTTATGGGAAGAGTTTTTAAAATGGGACTATTTGCATCTCCTAGCAAACATGATATTGCCATGGCAAAAATAGCCTTGGAGAAAATCGGTATTGCGGATCTGCAAAACAAACCTTTTGGACAGCTCAGCGGCGGGCAAAAACAGATGGTTCTACTTGCCCGTGCACTGACCCAGGAAGCAAAAACTTTCATTATGGATGAACCGGTTTCTGGTCTTGATTACGGGAATCAAATCCGTTTGCTACAGATGATAAACAGCCTCGCGCAAGAGGGGTATACATTCCTAAAAACCACCCACTATCCTGATCATGCGATGATGGTCTCTTCTCGTGTAGTGAGTATGAAAGATGGAAAGATTCTCTCTAGCGGTTCACCGACAGAGGTGATCACACCTGAGATGATCAATAATCTTTACAATATAGAAGCAGAAATTGTACACCATAACAACAACCCGTTGTGTGTACCGAGCTTCTCAAAAGGTATATAATGAAACTTTTACTACTGATAGCTATATTTTTATCACTGCATCTGCAAGCCAAAGTGATTGTTGATCATTATGGACGAAGTGTAAATGTTCCCGATAAAATAACTAAAATCTATGCAGCCTCACCGCCCCTTTCTATGAGTGTTCTGGCATTTGATCCAGATCTTTTAGCAGCTCTGAACACTCCATTTAGCGAAGAGCAAAAACCATATGTTGGAAGTGCCTATACAAAACCCGTAGTGGGTGGGTTCTTCGGTCAGGGAAAATCTCCTAACCTTGAACTCTTAGCGGCTGCAAAACCTGATGTTATTATCGTATGGGGTGGAATGACAGGAGCAGATAAGATCCTTAAAAAACTTGAAGTTTTGGGGATCCCCGTTTTGTTTATAAAAAACAATACAATCTCCGATCTTATAGGACAGTTCAAACTCTATGGGGAACTCAGCGGCAATACACAAAGAGCAAAAGAGCTGATCGAGTACACAAAACAAACACTATCACTGATAGACTCACTCCAAAGTAAGCTGCAACAACAAAAGCAAAAAACTTTCTACTTTGCCGAGAGTATTGATGGTCTTCGCAGTGAGTGCCCGGGCTCATTTCACCTTGAACCTTTTTTATATACTGGGTCAAAAAATGCCCTTGATTGTAAAATGAGTTCAAACTACGGGATGGAGCAGATCTCTTTAGAGACAGTACTCTTATCCAAACCTGATCTCTTTATAGTTATGGAACCGCAGTTCTATACAAATATCTACAGAGACAAAAGGTTTGCTTCACTCAAAGCTGTAAAAAACAAAGAGGTATATCTCGTACCGTCAAAACCTTTTAACTATATAACTCGTCCACCGTCATTCATGCGTTTAATGGGGATTCGATGGCTTATTCATACATTTTATCCGAATGTTTTGGATATTTCACTCAAAGAGGAAGAGAAAAAGTTTATGAAACTTTTTTTTAAAGG
Above is a window of Sulfurimonas marina DNA encoding:
- a CDS encoding TonB-dependent receptor, which produces MKLKLPLLSLVAITALHATPLSVEKIVVNSNIEEEENGLYLSDEKQGSKQNKQTFTQKSLSTLSTQANMNPYTVIQFSPSVNFTPVDQTGSNEPAYHDPIRIRAKSQTGPGGVYLINGTPISSNPGGGKQMVDLENISSVDLHKGYLSVNKNLGFSSLIGKIDLNILKAKNKAGAHLSQSLGSNNFSKTFVRFDSGAMGDLRVFGSVSALKNDKTKGEGDQQRFNGMLGLSYKPNERFSSELYVIRNIDEHHNYASLSYAEAKDLDTYFSKDFATTKPTTASNNYYDWNKQEFYTTAVVADLTYKAGKDDTIVLKPYYKTDKGQYWFSKTKNSTPMVMNWQMEHDLYGAIASYDHSFGDAVNAKVGYWYHKQLPPGPPTDQKKYVVDGNGDLSYKGYGILADTSYHTLQAPFVELSGDLDKIHYSVGLQYQTFTLASIDSYTGTTSATSMDHDVALTQATLDSWASVGEKKFNTFIPALYLSYDLSSTDTIYVDYSRTYGFDVNLFPTYASNRAAFVVQGITLQSLWDDLELETSDNIDLGARVQTGAVTLNPSVFVSFVNNKQANIYANGVNYPANVGKALGYGAEFAANGVITESLEFIASLSYNRYYFTEDFQASATETTDIKGNQLPDAPEFMAKGALSYTLKDWTFTPSVRYTSSRYGDAANTEKIDAFTLVDLDVAYKAPKMFGSKNTLFRLTATNLTNQKYISTIIAADNALAADSTSSTYQTGAPFGMYASLNLKY
- a CDS encoding FecCD family ABC transporter permease, with amino-acid sequence MTHVHNGKFIFLGLTLLLITATLLLLWGQYPIELSTFQSYINYKVFGMDTTLEADTITLLDNIILEIRLPRILLAILIGASLATSGAVFQAMFVNPLVSPGILGVLAGASFGAALGMLLTEEWFFIQILAFTFGFIAVAFSVLIGSMVNNSRSSIMLVLGGVISGSLFTAFLSVIKYVADPYSTLPAIVYWLMGSLSMAELDGVVLVAIPMLISIFSMVLMGKYFDILSLGDEEAKALGVNVKMIKILAIVLATLASSLSVVMAGIIGWIGLIIPHIIRMAIGPSHALLLPLSAIFGGLFLLLADSVSRLAMSVEIPIGILTSLIGIPIFIIVLKNARAAWN
- a CDS encoding ABC transporter ATP-binding protein, with translation MELKPIIEVKNLHFSYPKYKVLHGLDFELHQGEVVSLLGKNGCGKSTLIRLILGLLKKDQGEILLHDKDIKSYKQNEIASQIAYIPQYHNVPFNYSVLDMVVMGRVFKMGLFASPSKHDIAMAKIALEKIGIADLQNKPFGQLSGGQKQMVLLARALTQEAKTFIMDEPVSGLDYGNQIRLLQMINSLAQEGYTFLKTTHYPDHAMMVSSRVVSMKDGKILSSGSPTEVITPEMINNLYNIEAEIVHHNNNPLCVPSFSKGI
- a CDS encoding ABC transporter substrate-binding protein, encoding MKLLLLIAIFLSLHLQAKVIVDHYGRSVNVPDKITKIYAASPPLSMSVLAFDPDLLAALNTPFSEEQKPYVGSAYTKPVVGGFFGQGKSPNLELLAAAKPDVIIVWGGMTGADKILKKLEVLGIPVLFIKNNTISDLIGQFKLYGELSGNTQRAKELIEYTKQTLSLIDSLQSKLQQQKQKTFYFAESIDGLRSECPGSFHLEPFLYTGSKNALDCKMSSNYGMEQISLETVLLSKPDLFIVMEPQFYTNIYRDKRFASLKAVKNKEVYLVPSKPFNYITRPPSFMRLMGIRWLIHTFYPNVLDISLKEEEKKFMKLFFKGSNF